The following are encoded together in the Natronincola ferrireducens genome:
- the sdaAA gene encoding L-serine ammonia-lyase, iron-sulfur-dependent, subunit alpha — translation MNFTTGAELLDLCKQSNKNISEIMMMREQNTSDLTERQIIDKMMSSLQIMKEAAHRGITQEVKSVSGLIGGDAKKINDRSKKEKSVCGLIMSKAISRAMAVLEINAAMGRIVAAPTAGSCGILPGTLITVGEEFELNDEALLQGLMTASAIGMIISRNATVAGAEGGCQAETGSAAAMAAAAVVELVGGTPEMALDAAAMCIKNILGLVCDPIAGLVEAPCEKRNAIGAANALISAEMALAGVKSIIPFDEVVDTMYRVGRCLPDELRETAMGGLAATPTGKKLHEQIFGNQKKK, via the coding sequence ATGAACTTTACAACAGGAGCTGAGCTATTAGATTTATGTAAGCAATCTAACAAAAATATATCAGAAATTATGATGATGAGGGAGCAAAACACTTCTGATTTAACAGAAAGACAAATAATAGACAAAATGATGTCAAGCTTACAAATTATGAAGGAAGCTGCCCATAGAGGAATAACACAAGAAGTAAAGTCTGTTAGTGGTCTTATTGGTGGAGATGCAAAGAAGATTAATGATAGAAGTAAAAAGGAAAAATCTGTTTGTGGACTTATTATGAGTAAAGCTATAAGCAGGGCAATGGCTGTCCTAGAAATAAATGCTGCCATGGGAAGGATTGTAGCTGCACCAACAGCGGGTTCATGTGGAATATTACCAGGCACCTTGATTACTGTTGGAGAAGAATTTGAACTTAATGATGAAGCTTTATTACAGGGATTAATGACAGCCAGTGCTATAGGGATGATTATTTCTAGAAATGCTACAGTTGCAGGGGCCGAAGGAGGATGCCAGGCTGAAACAGGCTCTGCTGCTGCCATGGCAGCAGCAGCTGTTGTGGAATTAGTTGGGGGAACGCCAGAAATGGCTCTAGATGCTGCTGCCATGTGTATTAAAAACATTCTTGGTTTAGTATGTGACCCTATTGCAGGTTTAGTTGAAGCCCCCTGTGAAAAAAGAAATGCTATAGGTGCTGCAAATGCTCTTATATCTGCAGAAATGGCATTGGCAGGAGTAAAAAGCATTATTCCCTTCGACGAAGTTGTTGATACTATGTATCGTGTAGGTAGATGTTTACCAGATGAGCTTAGGGAAACAGCCATGGGAGGATTGGCAGCTACACCTACTGGAAAAAAACTTCATGAACAAATATTTGGAAATCAAAAAAAGAAGTAA
- the sdaAB gene encoding L-serine ammonia-lyase, iron-sulfur-dependent subunit beta: MKDFSMFDIVGPNMIGPSSSHTAGACRLGKVAHKIAGGSIKEVTFLLHGSFGKTYRGHGTDKALLGGILGFDPDDERIKYAFQLAEKEGISFEFIEKDLGDVHPNTAKIIIQKKDDNCIEILGSSIGGGNIVVTEINGLELEFTGEYVTLIISHIDKPGVIAKVSSILAEYHVNIAFMRVYRHGKGQKAFMIIETDDAIEEKAVKDIKCVDEVANAYLVSIKS; the protein is encoded by the coding sequence ATGAAGGATTTTAGCATGTTTGATATTGTAGGACCTAATATGATTGGCCCTTCTAGCTCCCACACAGCTGGAGCTTGTAGGTTAGGCAAGGTAGCTCATAAAATTGCAGGGGGAAGTATAAAAGAAGTGACCTTTCTATTACATGGCTCCTTTGGAAAAACCTATAGAGGTCATGGTACGGATAAGGCTCTATTGGGAGGGATATTAGGATTTGACCCTGATGATGAAAGAATTAAATACGCTTTTCAATTAGCTGAAAAGGAAGGTATTTCTTTTGAATTTATAGAGAAAGATTTAGGAGATGTACATCCTAACACTGCTAAAATTATTATTCAAAAAAAGGATGACAATTGTATTGAAATTTTAGGCTCATCTATAGGTGGGGGCAACATTGTTGTTACTGAGATAAATGGATTAGAACTGGAATTTACCGGGGAATATGTTACGCTAATTATTTCCCATATAGATAAACCAGGGGTTATAGCTAAAGTATCCTCTATACTAGCGGAATACCATGTCAATATTGCATTTATGAGGGTTTATCGACATGGTAAGGGACAGAAGGCTTTTATGATTATAGAAACCGATGATGCTATTGAAGAAAAAGCAGTTAAGGATATTAAATGTGTTGATGAGGTTGCAAATGCATATTTAGTTAGTATAAAAAGCTAA